From Gossypium raimondii isolate GPD5lz chromosome 11, ASM2569854v1, whole genome shotgun sequence:
aatatttttaaaatattttggagtaattattaagaatatcaaaagaaagaccaaattgattattagcCCATTAAACTAACGTTCCACGtcattatttttaatggaagaaaatggatGAGTAACACAAATGTAACAATTCAATAACATTAATAgttattacataaattttaaaagttgagtggTCGAAATATAGATTGAGTTGGTATAATTTGTCCCTTTatactaaaaactaaaatgaaaagataattaagtttcaaaCTTGGGCTTTGTACGTGCGAATATAGGCCTTAAGTACCACGGAGAACTCCCACACGAAGTAGAATCATCCTTTTCAATACCATTATCGCAACTTAGGCGGTTTATGATCCCATATAAATAGAAACCTGAAATACCCCCTAACttatattttgatcaaaatCAGAGCATCTAGGGTTTCAATCGTCCCAAATTTGACTTGATTTCCTCTTTCCATCGCAGGTATTCTCGTTTTTCTCCCTTTTTAGGCttcaattttcattgaaatttaGCATATATGCTACGATGACCACTTCCTATTGAATCACCGATTGGTTCTTAATTTCGCGATTGTTTGTTACTAAATTAGTACTTTTTTTAAACattgattatattttgttgtttttaagtGAAATGTTCCTTCAATCttttggttttagggtttagattgaTTTTCGCTTCTGAAATTTGATACGGTCGCTGTTTTTTTTTCCTATGTTCCATTTAGACATATTTAGAAGTTCAATAAATTGGATTCGATTGCTTGTGTTGCTCTATTTGTTGAGTTGTTGACAAAATATTTACCTTTAGAATGATGTATGTGGCGTTATCTAAGTAATTACAAAGATTggttccttctttctttttcttttctcgaaattcatatttaacttttttcttcttcttcagagTTTAGAGGGATTCAGAAAATGCAGGGAGGCAGAGGTGGAAGAGATCCTTTCTTCAATTTTGGTGGTGACCCCTTCGGTGGTGACCTCTTCGGTGGTGACCCCTTCGGTGGTTCTGGGGGCTTTGGAGGATTTGGTGGTCCTAGAAATTTATTCTCCAACTTCTTTGGAGGAAGGAACCCATTTGATGACCCTTTTTTCACACGCCCTTTTGGAAGCATGTTTGATTCGAGCTTCTTTGGCCCCGGTCAAAGTCCTTTTATGGATATGCATCCGACTGGGTTTATTGAGCGTCAGGCTCCAGAGCCAAAGAGACCAAGGGGTCCGATTATTGAAGAACTAAATTCTGATGATGAGAAGGAAGAAGCAGATACCGGGATGAAAGggaatcctaggaagcatggtaGGTCTAATGCCGAACCTTATGTTGAGGTTCCAGATGATGAAGCTGGACAATCTGAGAGAAGGAACAGGCATTTGCAGTATATGAATGGTTACAATGGTTTGTATCAAAATCAGCAGCAGCAACAGCCTCAAACTAGTAGTTTTGTGTTTCAGAGCTCCACTGTCACTTATGGTGGCGCTGATGGAGCTTACCATACTTCATCAAAAACAAGGAGGACTGGAAGTGATGGAGTAAGTTCTTCTGACGCTTAAAGAATGTTCATTGATAATCCTTTTTTTATTGTCTTACATTTCTCTGTTGTGGAATAGATTACttttgaagaaaacaaagaagcGGACACAACTACAGGCCAAGCAAGCCACCGGGTTTCTAGGGGACTTCACAACAAGGTGGCTTGCAAATCTTGTTTTTCTCAGTCAATCTAAATTCCGAGTCTTTGACATTGGATTATGACTAGTATTTTTGCTGTAGGGTCATTCAGTTATGAGAAAGCTGAACTCAGATGGTAGGGTGGATACGATGCAGACCTTACATAATTTGAATGAAGGTATGCACATGTTATATACAACAGAGTGCCATGGTGTATTTGTTGATAGAGTTAGATTACCTGGTCCAATGGCAGTTAaagtaaatgttttaaattgaacttTCCAGATGAACTTCCTGGTTTTGAAGAATCTTGGAAAGGAAAAGCCCAAAAGCGTCTGCCTGGCTGGTCCGGGAGTTTTATTGGCCATGATAACATAGGTAAGTTATGTCTTAGGACAATGCCTTCTTTGTTCATTCGTTTTTTTTATTCGGTTACACTACATATTAAACACTagattttcaattattttttgcGTAATACCAGTTCATCTTTTCCCGGATATATTGTGGGTGTGACGATAGGAATAACACTAGGCAATGCTTTTTTTACACCTTATAACATCAAATCATATTTGTTGCTGCAATTTTTGTCTCAGGGACTGGCAGCAGTGGACAGAACGGGCAGGCAGGTCGGGGAGGATGGGCACTTCCCTCTACTGAGTCTTCTCAACCAAAAGGGAGGATGATGGTAGATGCAAGAGACAGGTCAGTGCCTCTGCGTAGCCAACACACTAGGATGAAAGGATCAGCAGATTTTAAAGATAAGAGTTCTCACTCTCAAGGGAAACGTAGGGACTAAGTTGGAGTGAGTTAACACGGAGATGATCTTGTGGTGCAGAAGGCATTGCCTTTcctcttatatatatacgtatgtaGTATTGTATGCTTGGCTGTTGCCATGTTTTCCTAGTTTAGAGCTTTTATGATTCATGCGTCTGTTGTGGCAGTCCTTTTACCAAGGGGGGTTGCTAATGCAGAGAGAGCTTTAGACAATTACTGCAAATACGTAGTGATTATATAATATCTACTTTCTAGTATATTAACATTGCAATCTGAAATAATCAAATGCTTTGCTTCACTTTTTATGAGGAATTTTAATGATGTGCTAATGTTTGCACTCGAGTCTGTGTTTGATGTTTAGGCTTTGTGTTGAGTAAGCAAAGTTTGGTTCACTGAAATAGAACtgtaattagtaatttaattgtttgattgaatggaatggattagaattttaatagtattcttgtgtttggtcgAATGAAATAGATGTTCTAATAGCACAAGGAAAATACTGAAATCATCAGAGTATCTTTAGTGGA
This genomic window contains:
- the LOC105801896 gene encoding uncharacterized protein LOC105801896, whose translation is MQGGRGGRDPFFNFGGDPFGGDLFGGDPFGGSGGFGGFGGPRNLFSNFFGGRNPFDDPFFTRPFGSMFDSSFFGPGQSPFMDMHPTGFIERQAPEPKRPRGPIIEELNSDDEKEEADTGMKGNPRKHGRSNAEPYVEVPDDEAGQSERRNRHLQYMNGYNGLYQNQQQQQPQTSSFVFQSSTVTYGGADGAYHTSSKTRRTGSDGITFEENKEADTTTGQASHRVSRGLHNKGHSVMRKLNSDGRVDTMQTLHNLNEDELPGFEESWKGKAQKRLPGWSGSFIGHDNIGTGSSGQNGQAGRGGWALPSTESSQPKGRMMVDARDRSVPLRSQHTRMKGSADFKDKSSHSQGKRRD